AGCATTGAAAATTAGCTCTATTTTAAAAATATCGCATTCAAATGAATTTTTTGCAAATCGTATTGTTGGTGTTTGTTTGTTAGTAAAACCTAACTAATTTGCGAACGTTATTACAGTAAAAAGAAGATTATACTTATTAGTAAAATTATATTTTGATTTCTAAATTTCGATGCTATGAGAAGTTTGTTGATGACATTTGGGTTAGTGGTAATGACTTTTGGAGTGAGCTTTGCAGATAATTTTTCGAAAGCGTTAAGTGTTGAAGATTTTAACGATAAAGTGGTTTGGATAGGAATGTCTGATTGTGGGAATTTCTTGCAAGTAGATGTCAATGAGGCGGAAGTTAATGATAATGTGGGCAAATGCAAGATTGAGGTTTCCAAAATGGATGATTTGAAATATAAGAGAAAAGTGATGTTGTATATGAGAGGTTTATTAAATGCTCCGCAACAACCAAATCAAATTATTTTGACTACAGAAGATGTTAAACTTAATGCTGATTTCTCCAGATCAAACTTGAATGATTTGGTAAAATTAATGAATTGATTTTATCAATTAAGATATTGATGTAATTGATTTTTTCGATTGAATAAGATTCTCTAGATTTGTCATGTAATCATTGAAACAAATAATTATAGAAAATGAAAAATATCATAGGACTTGATTCAGTAAAAGCCAAAGAATTGACGCAAAGTTTGAACGACTTGTTAGCAAACTATCAATTGTATTATCAAAATTTGAGATCTTTTCATTGGAATGTGGTCGGGCCTGAATTTTTTGAGTTGCATGAAAAATTCGAAGAGCTTTACAATTCAGCGAATGAGGCAATAGATGAATTAGCTGAACGTGTGTTGACTTTGGGAGACACGCCATTGCATACATGGTCTGAGTATTTGAGAGTTTCTGAAATTAAGGAATCTCAAGGAATTAAAGATGGAAAAGAATGTGTGTCAATAGTGCTTGAAAACATAAAAGTATTGTTGGTTAAGGAAAGAGAAATTCTTAGTGTCGCTTCTGATATTGAGGATGAAGGAACTTCCGCTTTGATGTCGGATTATATTAAGGAGAAAGAAAAAGTATCTTGGATGCTTTCAGCTTATCTAAAATGATGAAATAGTAGTGAATTTTTATTAAAGGGATTTGGCGAAATATTTAAATAGCCAAATCCTTTTTTTTTGTTAAAATCATCATCAATATTTGCGTCATCGCGTAAGTAATTTGAATTTAAACCATTTTTGTTTTTATGTTAAGCCTATCTATACCTGGTAAGGGTCGATTTGAAATAAAGCATATTGTTCTGGATTACAATGGAACGCTTGCTATTGATGGCGCTCCAATCAATGGCGTTAGAGATCGATTGAGATTTTTAGCTCAGCATTTTGAGGTTCATGTATTGACTGGAGACTATTTTAATTCAGTTAAGTCAAAATTGAGGGATTTGCCATGCAGTATTGAAGTGATTTCTCAAAGTTCGCAGTGTGAAGATAAAGTCAAGTATGTGGAGAAGCTAGGTGCCGAATCTGTGATTGCTATAGGCAATGGTTACAATGACAGCATGATGTTGGAAAAAGCAGCGCTTGGAATTGTTGTAATGCAAGAGGAGGGTTGCAGTAGCAGGGCTTTGAGATCAGCTGATATTTTATCTCGTAATATTTTTGAAGCTTTACAGCTTTTGATTAGGCCAAAGAGATTAGAGGCAACATTGAGGTATTAAAAAAAGAGGCTTAGGCCTCTTTTTTTCTTTTCTCTATAGTCCCAAATACAAAGTCCCATAGCGGGGATGAAACGCCATAATATATTGTTTCGTCTTTGTAGTGGTGTATGCTATGGTATATCCAAAGTTTTTTGAAAAAGTTTTTTGGCGGCGGGTATGCATGAAGTATGTAGTGCATGAATAAATAAAGAGCGTATCCAGTCAGAAATCCTGCAAGAAAACTAAA
The Aureibacter tunicatorum DNA segment above includes these coding regions:
- a CDS encoding DNA starvation/stationary phase protection protein yields the protein MKNIIGLDSVKAKELTQSLNDLLANYQLYYQNLRSFHWNVVGPEFFELHEKFEELYNSANEAIDELAERVLTLGDTPLHTWSEYLRVSEIKESQGIKDGKECVSIVLENIKVLLVKEREILSVASDIEDEGTSALMSDYIKEKEKVSWMLSAYLK
- a CDS encoding HAD family hydrolase translates to MLSLSIPGKGRFEIKHIVLDYNGTLAIDGAPINGVRDRLRFLAQHFEVHVLTGDYFNSVKSKLRDLPCSIEVISQSSQCEDKVKYVEKLGAESVIAIGNGYNDSMMLEKAALGIVVMQEEGCSSRALRSADILSRNIFEALQLLIRPKRLEATLRY